In Synechococcus sp. CC9616, the following are encoded in one genomic region:
- a CDS encoding pentapeptide repeat-containing protein: MIKNWVTSEQQQPFFLDRDGSEGIDARGASWKNADLKESNLSQAKLCRVDLRGADLSNANLEGADLRLARFDWATRWPSEFQYASSGAVGPGARLNGQFFNGADLRGLDLRGASFLGAYLSGADLSGSVLDDVSFVGADLRNASFKGACCKRARFGTSQLDLADFRGANLENADFETADSIKGADFSYCKNFETMISMLLTRPSEQLDHWNPITRKTTRLSLENLQDL; encoded by the coding sequence TTGATCAAGAATTGGGTTACATCTGAACAACAACAACCGTTTTTTCTTGATCGAGATGGGAGCGAAGGCATCGATGCAAGGGGCGCATCGTGGAAAAACGCAGATCTTAAAGAATCAAACTTGAGCCAGGCAAAGCTTTGCCGCGTTGATCTGAGGGGAGCAGATCTCAGCAATGCCAACCTGGAAGGTGCCGATCTTCGGCTCGCAAGATTTGACTGGGCGACTCGTTGGCCGAGTGAATTCCAATATGCCTCGTCTGGCGCCGTTGGTCCTGGAGCACGACTGAACGGACAGTTTTTCAACGGCGCAGACCTCCGAGGGCTTGATCTCAGGGGCGCCAGTTTTTTGGGGGCCTATCTCAGTGGTGCCGATTTAAGCGGTTCCGTTCTCGATGACGTTTCATTTGTTGGTGCAGACCTTCGCAATGCCAGCTTCAAAGGAGCCTGCTGCAAGCGAGCACGCTTTGGCACATCGCAACTGGATCTGGCCGATTTCCGCGGCGCCAACCTTGAAAACGCAGATTTCGAAACTGCGGATTCAATCAAAGGTGCAGATTTTTCGTACTGCAAAAATTTTGAAACAATGATCTCAATGTTGCTGACACGACCATCAGAGCAACTCGACCATTGGAACCCGATCACGAGGAAGACAACACGTCTCAGCCTCGAGAATCTTCAGGATCTCTAA
- a CDS encoding Nif11-like leader peptide family natural product precursor, with amino-acid sequence MSQTELQRFVKSIETEHVLATGLKALSNHHDVVQFASSQGFNFSLSEWIRFCWLDQLQLTDNDLELIWTTKNDHWSWAFRQIAAWRALLMDGANQDSSMDSTEIVSAPVSNTAVVDKDQLLEDFIALARQDQSLQLKIREARNDTEILEIANAYGFAIDSMTLLKKWSQHTDFSKPTWQGWFE; translated from the coding sequence ATGTCACAAACCGAGCTTCAACGCTTCGTTAAAAGCATCGAGACCGAGCATGTACTTGCGACTGGGCTGAAAGCCCTGTCAAACCACCATGACGTTGTGCAGTTTGCATCAAGTCAAGGCTTTAATTTTTCTCTGAGCGAGTGGATTCGCTTTTGTTGGTTAGATCAACTTCAATTAACTGACAATGATTTGGAGTTGATATGGACAACAAAGAATGATCATTGGTCCTGGGCCTTTCGTCAGATTGCTGCTTGGCGGGCTTTGCTCATGGATGGTGCTAATCAAGATAGTTCTATGGATTCCACAGAGATAGTTTCAGCGCCTGTTTCTAATACTGCTGTTGTCGATAAAGATCAACTTTTAGAAGATTTTATAGCCCTTGCCCGCCAAGATCAAAGTCTTCAACTAAAGATTCGCGAAGCAAGAAATGATACTGAAATTTTAGAAATCGCAAACGCATATGGATTTGCAATAGATTCCATGACCTTACTCAAAAAGTGGAGTCAACATACTGATTTTTCTAAACCAACTTGGCAAGGTTGGTTTGAGTGA
- a CDS encoding CpeR family transcriptional regulator, producing the protein MNRKDAEKYLRGWIRSQHLICFDRDFIFETVDQSHLERFECCLMTLGGKVRSVEAVGNWPMGSGRAFKILRTKASVPRPGGEKIVEYWAKHGSSETRYSDINR; encoded by the coding sequence ATGAACAGAAAAGATGCAGAAAAATATCTGAGAGGATGGATTAGATCACAACATCTGATCTGCTTTGATCGAGATTTCATCTTTGAGACTGTCGACCAATCACATTTAGAACGATTTGAATGCTGCCTGATGACTCTTGGCGGAAAAGTAAGAAGCGTTGAAGCTGTAGGAAATTGGCCAATGGGGTCGGGTCGGGCTTTTAAAATCTTGCGTACAAAAGCATCAGTCCCAAGACCCGGCGGCGAAAAGATTGTTGAATATTGGGCGAAGCATGGTTCATCTGAAACACGCTACTCAGATATCAATCGATAA
- a CDS encoding phycobiliprotein lyase, translated as MTIEQFVAQSIGEWKSMRSGHSLAFQIFEDVVSEISITPIKSNDPRVVELLAKSGISSENLCPFFMKWEADSDWEPENPGEVSKGECLLIPIPENNSKGRLIRSIGYAESEEAISSYQLLEDGTFILNTQYGQSIAEERIWFVSENVRCRSSIIRTSEGAGILQASFASEVRRLAV; from the coding sequence ATGACAATTGAGCAATTTGTTGCTCAGAGCATTGGCGAGTGGAAATCAATGCGGAGCGGCCATTCGCTTGCTTTTCAAATTTTCGAAGACGTCGTTAGCGAAATTAGCATCACCCCTATTAAAAGCAATGATCCTCGCGTAGTAGAATTGTTAGCTAAATCTGGTATTAGTTCCGAAAACCTCTGTCCCTTTTTCATGAAGTGGGAGGCTGACAGTGACTGGGAACCCGAGAATCCGGGTGAAGTATCCAAAGGAGAGTGCCTCCTTATTCCTATCCCAGAAAACAATTCGAAAGGCCGCCTAATTCGCAGTATTGGTTATGCAGAATCAGAAGAAGCAATATCCTCTTATCAACTACTTGAAGATGGTACTTTTATCTTAAACACACAATATGGTCAATCGATTGCAGAAGAAAGAATATGGTTCGTTTCAGAGAATGTACGTTGTCGCTCCTCTATCATTCGCACGTCCGAAGGGGCTGGGATCCTGCAAGCATCATTTGCCTCCGAAGTAAGGCGACTTGCCGTTTAG
- a CDS encoding bleomycin hydrolase, whose protein sequence is MLDAFSRKAVSADSSGSFIGSSELADLKAFIADGNKRLDAVNAITSNASCMVSDAVAGICCENSGLTAPNGGVYTNRKMAACLRDGEIVLRYVSYALLAGDASVLQDRCLNGLRETYAALGVPTGSAARAVAIMKAAATTMVTNTNNTTEPKRKMAVTQGDCSALSAEAASYFDMVISAIS, encoded by the coding sequence ATGCTCGACGCATTCTCCCGGAAGGCTGTCTCAGCTGATTCCAGCGGCAGCTTCATTGGCTCTTCTGAGCTTGCCGACCTGAAGGCTTTCATCGCAGATGGCAACAAGCGCCTTGACGCTGTCAACGCCATCACCTCAAACGCAAGCTGCATGGTGTCTGATGCAGTGGCTGGCATCTGTTGTGAAAACAGCGGCCTGACTGCTCCTAACGGTGGTGTGTACACCAACCGCAAGATGGCTGCTTGCCTGCGTGATGGTGAAATCGTTCTGCGTTACGTCTCCTACGCCCTTCTGGCCGGCGACGCCTCCGTGCTGCAGGATCGCTGCTTGAACGGCCTCCGCGAGACCTATGCCGCTCTTGGCGTTCCTACCGGTTCTGCCGCTCGTGCTGTGGCGATCATGAAGGCTGCTGCCACAACCATGGTCACCAACACCAACAACACCACTGAGCCGAAGCGCAAGATGGCCGTCACCCAGGGTGACTGCTCAGCTCTGTCTGCTGAAGCAGCCAGCTACTTCGACATGGTGATCAGCGCCATCAGCTGA
- a CDS encoding phycobilisome rod-core linker polypeptide has protein sequence MTLSKPASTGFGAASKWSSPVSFNRGGTTQNKPALTNSEYLRQSCANMNIAIGPRLHENCPHGVVQELYSPNDSAALEQAIAAGYRQVYGNAHVMDFERSVELEAQLCNGDLNVRDFIRGLAKSSFYKKRFFEGVAPQRGIELNTKHLLGRPPQSQSEMSRLIGILNEGGHNAVVDALVDSAEYAEVFGEDIIPYARAWNSPADLSTACFPNMAALERSFAISDSAVGARSILQGNLAKNTTQRINTPSQVTGGTTSLSGIYARAAFAPKKPGVTSGKDAAPIRNDAYVNFGLGQREQEVFQRCPGDSSDQISALIRSCYRQVMGNPHLMEFERSMSAESRYCDGYLSTREFVRAIGNSAEYKRRFFETNAPYRFIELNFKHFLGRAPKSQQEVSEHIQILADQGYEAEISSYIDSSEYQEVFGEDTIPYMRILSENGRSQVAFNRHLSLAEGFAASDTVLTGSALVNSVATGMVPSGWSNTTSRINRNSAQSGSPDPTTKRFRIVVSAQTRNARQRTASSTYLVSGKDMSSQMKYIHARGGKIVSITEVM, from the coding sequence ATGACACTCAGTAAGCCTGCATCAACCGGATTCGGTGCCGCCAGCAAGTGGTCAAGCCCTGTTTCTTTCAACCGTGGAGGTACCACACAGAACAAGCCAGCACTGACGAACAGCGAATATCTACGTCAGTCATGCGCCAACATGAATATCGCGATTGGGCCTCGCTTACACGAAAATTGCCCCCACGGTGTGGTTCAAGAGCTCTACAGCCCCAACGACAGTGCAGCTCTTGAGCAGGCAATCGCAGCCGGTTACCGACAGGTCTATGGCAATGCACACGTGATGGATTTCGAGCGATCCGTTGAACTTGAGGCCCAGCTCTGCAACGGAGACTTAAATGTACGCGACTTCATCCGTGGCTTAGCAAAGAGCAGTTTCTACAAGAAAAGATTTTTCGAGGGAGTAGCTCCCCAGAGGGGCATTGAACTCAACACAAAACATCTGCTGGGTCGTCCTCCCCAGAGCCAATCTGAGATGTCTCGCCTCATCGGCATTCTCAATGAAGGCGGTCACAACGCCGTCGTTGATGCACTTGTTGACTCTGCAGAATACGCCGAAGTCTTTGGCGAAGACATCATTCCTTATGCCCGCGCCTGGAACTCTCCAGCGGATCTGTCTACCGCTTGTTTCCCCAACATGGCGGCACTTGAGAGAAGTTTTGCAATCAGTGATAGTGCTGTTGGTGCCCGCAGCATCTTGCAGGGCAATTTGGCTAAGAACACCACACAGCGGATTAACACGCCAAGCCAAGTAACAGGTGGAACAACGTCACTTTCAGGCATCTATGCGCGCGCCGCTTTTGCACCTAAAAAACCTGGAGTCACTTCAGGGAAAGATGCAGCTCCAATTCGTAACGACGCCTACGTCAACTTCGGCCTCGGTCAAAGAGAACAAGAAGTTTTCCAGCGATGCCCTGGAGATAGCTCTGATCAGATCAGTGCTCTGATTAGATCCTGCTATCGCCAAGTGATGGGTAATCCCCATCTCATGGAGTTCGAACGTTCCATGTCGGCTGAAAGCCGCTACTGCGATGGCTACCTCAGCACACGCGAATTCGTGCGTGCAATCGGTAATTCAGCTGAATACAAGCGTCGCTTCTTTGAAACCAACGCACCCTATCGTTTCATTGAACTGAACTTCAAACATTTCCTCGGGAGAGCACCTAAATCCCAACAGGAAGTGAGCGAACATATTCAAATTCTTGCCGATCAGGGTTATGAAGCTGAAATCAGCAGCTACATCGATTCCTCAGAGTATCAAGAAGTGTTTGGTGAGGACACCATCCCTTACATGCGAATTCTGAGCGAAAACGGCCGTTCACAGGTGGCATTCAACCGCCATCTTTCACTAGCAGAAGGTTTCGCAGCAAGCGACACCGTCCTCACGGGTTCCGCCTTGGTGAACTCAGTCGCGACAGGCATGGTTCCAAGCGGTTGGTCTAACACCACAAGCCGCATCAATCGCAACAGCGCACAGTCAGGTTCACCAGATCCAACCACGAAGAGGTTCCGGATTGTCGTTAGTGCTCAAACGAGAAACGCAAGACAACGAACTGCCAGCAGCACTTATCTCGTCTCCGGAAAAGATATGAGCTCCCAAATGAAGTATATTCACGCCCGTGGCGGTAAAATCGTTTCAATCACAGAAGTGATGTGA
- a CDS encoding chromophore lyase CpcT/CpeT yields MDSLLKFARILAGHFSNYQQAQYNPKDFARINIYFRPLPFKIFGKPSLYSEQSYDHDPWNPYRQGMHNLRQKDELLIVENFGYRQHHRIAGAGRYPDLLNKIKTEQIEERCGCAMHFKEMRDGYYEGSVEPGKKCLVPRDGKLTYLVSEVELSSQSWNSRDRGYDLETDVQCWGSEHGLLRFERIAELNESINENWLKSGSDNIE; encoded by the coding sequence ATGGATTCGCTTCTAAAATTTGCGCGGATACTCGCCGGGCATTTCAGCAATTATCAACAGGCACAATATAACCCAAAGGATTTTGCACGTATTAACATCTACTTTCGACCACTTCCATTCAAAATCTTTGGAAAACCGTCTCTTTACTCTGAGCAGAGTTATGACCACGATCCTTGGAATCCGTATCGCCAAGGCATGCATAATTTGAGGCAGAAAGATGAGTTATTGATTGTTGAAAATTTTGGATACCGACAACATCATCGTATTGCTGGAGCAGGACGTTATCCAGATTTACTCAATAAGATCAAAACGGAACAAATTGAAGAGCGCTGTGGCTGCGCCATGCATTTCAAAGAAATGAGAGATGGATACTATGAGGGATCAGTTGAACCAGGCAAGAAATGTCTTGTACCAAGAGATGGAAAGTTGACATATCTTGTCAGCGAAGTCGAATTAAGCTCCCAATCGTGGAACAGTCGCGACAGAGGCTATGACCTCGAAACAGATGTCCAATGTTGGGGAAGCGAACATGGATTACTTCGTTTTGAACGTATCGCAGAACTCAATGAAAGCATCAACGAGAACTGGTTAAAATCAGGGTCAGATAATATAGAATGA
- a CDS encoding chromophore lyase CpcT/CpeT, producing the protein MPQVGSELLQQFCSLLTGRHSNQQQAFENPPFFAHIILKYRALPHFSTPTLLLEQGYAVDPNQPYRVRILRPTLHGETTSIRVINFRLKEPQRFQGASEVRAVRNAIAETALDALEGCAYDVTPSGPSTFVGATEPGCRCIVHRNGVDTYLKSHFQLSPEGMTTLDRGYDLTTHQRIWGSVAGDFHFHREEDWSEEIPPQWWA; encoded by the coding sequence ATGCCACAGGTCGGCAGTGAGCTCCTTCAGCAGTTCTGCAGCTTGCTCACCGGACGGCATAGCAATCAGCAGCAGGCCTTTGAGAATCCCCCATTCTTTGCCCACATCATTCTCAAATACAGGGCCTTACCGCACTTTTCAACGCCCACGCTGTTGCTCGAACAGGGTTATGCCGTCGACCCGAATCAGCCCTATCGGGTTCGAATTCTGCGGCCGACTCTCCATGGGGAGACGACGTCCATTCGTGTGATCAACTTTCGCCTGAAGGAGCCACAACGTTTTCAGGGCGCGTCTGAAGTTCGTGCGGTTCGCAACGCTATTGCAGAAACAGCGCTAGATGCCCTTGAAGGTTGCGCCTACGACGTCACCCCAAGCGGCCCTTCAACGTTTGTCGGCGCCACCGAACCGGGTTGTCGCTGCATCGTGCATCGAAACGGCGTCGACACCTACCTGAAGAGCCATTTTCAACTCAGTCCTGAGGGAATGACCACCCTGGACCGGGGCTATGACCTGACAACACACCAACGGATCTGGGGATCAGTCGCTGGAGACTTCCACTTCCATCGCGAGGAAGACTGGTCTGAGGAAATCCCGCCACAGTGGTGGGCGTGA
- a CDS encoding Nif11-like leader peptide family natural product precursor yields MSKSELRRFIHDANRSDEIKAKLSTAGPEQILQIAQSYGFNFSDEIKGRFINRWYGVYFCPDREEVDQLCPCLKPNGFPTLAHYSQSTCNVEMQQEEKNFRSGEKYFR; encoded by the coding sequence ATGAGCAAGAGCGAGTTACGGAGATTCATTCATGACGCCAACCGATCGGATGAAATCAAGGCAAAGCTCTCGACTGCTGGTCCCGAGCAGATTCTTCAGATTGCTCAAAGTTATGGGTTTAATTTCTCCGATGAAATAAAAGGTAGGTTCATCAATCGATGGTATGGAGTGTATTTCTGCCCGGATCGCGAAGAGGTTGATCAGCTGTGCCCATGTCTAAAGCCGAATGGATTCCCCACGCTTGCCCATTACTCTCAATCAACTTGTAATGTTGAAATGCAACAGGAGGAGAAGAATTTTCGTTCAGGAGAAAAGTATTTTCGCTGA
- a CDS encoding phycobilisome linker polypeptide → MPFGPASLLGVESFDTDAVVELLPGDDDLKKAEIIRATYRQVLGNAYVMDSERDLITESQFKLGELSVRELVRKLAKSDLYRTRFFDSCSRYRYIELTFRHLLGRAPTDYEEMRGHSDTLDSAGFEKDIDTFIDSKEYQDTYGEWIVPYQRGWKTESCGTMQEFTWSFQLLRGNSSSSLKGDLSGKASKLGGAAYQNRPLPVVRPSSEESTGWSFRPATNLQEAPTRLGVGAGAEGKTFRVEVTGYRSNNLKRISRYVKSNRVYYVPFDKLSEQFIRIHREGGKIASITPIS, encoded by the coding sequence ATGCCATTCGGTCCGGCCTCGCTCCTTGGGGTAGAAAGCTTCGACACTGATGCAGTTGTTGAACTTCTGCCAGGAGATGATGATCTCAAAAAAGCTGAGATTATTCGTGCCACCTACCGCCAGGTGCTAGGCAATGCCTACGTCATGGACAGTGAGAGAGATCTCATCACAGAATCTCAATTCAAACTCGGCGAATTAAGCGTTCGCGAGCTGGTTCGCAAACTCGCCAAAAGCGACCTCTACAGAACAAGATTTTTCGATAGCTGTTCTCGCTACCGCTATATCGAGCTTACATTTCGACATTTACTCGGACGTGCGCCAACAGATTACGAGGAAATGAGAGGCCACTCCGACACACTCGATTCTGCTGGATTTGAAAAAGATATAGACACTTTTATTGACTCAAAAGAATATCAAGACACCTATGGAGAATGGATTGTTCCCTATCAACGCGGATGGAAAACTGAATCCTGCGGAACGATGCAGGAATTCACATGGAGTTTTCAGCTGTTGCGGGGCAACAGCAGTAGCAGTCTCAAGGGTGATCTCTCCGGTAAAGCCTCAAAGCTCGGTGGAGCGGCATACCAAAATCGACCGCTTCCGGTCGTTCGGCCTTCGTCTGAAGAAAGCACCGGTTGGAGCTTCCGACCAGCAACCAATCTTCAGGAAGCCCCTACTCGCCTGGGCGTTGGCGCGGGAGCTGAAGGGAAAACTTTTCGTGTTGAAGTGACTGGCTACAGATCAAACAACCTGAAACGTATTTCTCGCTATGTGAAATCAAACAGGGTCTATTACGTCCCATTCGACAAGTTATCTGAACAATTCATTCGCATCCACCGAGAAGGCGGCAAAATCGCCAGCATTACTCCCATAAGTTGA
- a CDS encoding HEAT repeat domain-containing protein — MAERFDSLFAGISEESALQQIKSPASHLDNPVSKYMAATRLGACHSEESLQALIACLSLTIDDLYERITRRKAIEALGRRRDPRALPHLLSCLIGEDEIAIIDAVDAIIKINGELTPQQSNSLAAALDGSDNRKRVIIQAHTRLGLNNAIDEIRALIKHDNPLVSGAARSYFAKRHGETNLLTQLVEQLCSDAPGQRRAAVIDLGDSGDRKQVHKLIQCPVSMPLRAKSVLELIPELENDEESPEERKLFRQLLIDNPNDLVLKEEHVCPDSAESIENFLQHRDEAKQYGAAKRLLKTPQNSASQIIENLHQKLGSDYVIHYYLTMCAGLMALTEHKELIISSLHETIPQYTKSRVAATWGCLQLGLMAETDFLAELNKNARWVPLKWACRRVLEELS, encoded by the coding sequence ATGGCTGAAAGATTTGATTCGCTTTTCGCCGGAATCAGTGAAGAAAGCGCACTTCAGCAGATAAAGTCACCTGCTTCGCATCTGGATAATCCAGTTTCAAAATACATGGCAGCGACGCGTCTGGGAGCCTGTCATTCTGAGGAATCTCTCCAAGCTCTGATCGCATGCCTGAGTCTCACGATCGACGATTTATATGAAAGAATTACACGACGCAAAGCCATCGAAGCACTAGGCAGACGACGTGATCCCCGCGCATTGCCGCATTTACTAAGTTGCCTGATCGGAGAAGACGAGATCGCCATCATTGATGCCGTCGACGCCATCATCAAGATCAATGGAGAATTAACTCCTCAACAAAGCAACTCCCTCGCAGCAGCACTCGATGGCTCTGATAATCGCAAGCGTGTCATCATCCAGGCTCACACCAGGCTTGGATTAAACAACGCAATCGACGAAATCCGTGCTCTGATCAAGCACGACAACCCTCTCGTCTCTGGCGCTGCGCGGAGCTATTTCGCAAAGCGCCACGGTGAAACGAACCTATTGACGCAACTCGTTGAGCAGCTTTGTAGTGATGCTCCTGGACAACGCCGTGCGGCTGTGATCGATCTTGGAGACAGCGGTGATCGCAAACAGGTCCACAAGCTCATTCAATGTCCGGTTTCGATGCCCCTTCGAGCCAAGAGTGTATTGGAGTTAATTCCTGAATTGGAAAACGACGAGGAAAGCCCGGAGGAAAGAAAATTATTCCGTCAGTTATTAATCGATAATCCAAACGACCTGGTGTTGAAAGAAGAGCACGTCTGCCCTGACTCAGCAGAATCGATCGAAAATTTTCTCCAACATCGAGATGAAGCAAAGCAATATGGTGCGGCGAAGCGTCTTTTAAAAACACCACAAAATTCTGCAAGCCAAATCATTGAGAACCTTCATCAAAAACTAGGAAGCGACTATGTCATCCACTACTACCTGACGATGTGCGCTGGCTTAATGGCTTTAACCGAGCACAAAGAGCTGATTATTTCATCCTTGCACGAAACAATTCCGCAATACACAAAATCTCGTGTGGCGGCCACTTGGGGCTGCTTACAGCTGGGCTTAATGGCCGAGACGGATTTCTTAGCAGAACTCAACAAAAATGCTCGTTGGGTACCATTGAAATGGGCTTGCCGAAGAGTTCTTGAGGAATTGTCATAA
- a CDS encoding phycobilisome rod-core linker polypeptide: MITQATTANLDPGHSREVLDAAYRQVFGNMHLMELDILPSIDALFMNGDLTVQGLITALAQSETYRKIFLERNSPYRFVELNFKHLLGRSPNDQAEVMEHVRLMADEGFDAEIASYTYSDEYLKTFGVDQVPFLRNKQTTVGSTTLAYNRANAVDPGTAGFDGVSRSRLLSSLATGETPDLVGRKSVGIGSTLTVLWRSRKQLGANRRVAQRSVVSQTSLSATVKSIHQQGGKIVSITTNN, encoded by the coding sequence ATGATTACCCAAGCAACGACAGCCAATCTCGACCCGGGCCACTCGCGTGAGGTTCTCGATGCCGCTTACCGGCAGGTGTTTGGCAACATGCATCTGATGGAGCTGGATATATTGCCTTCGATAGACGCACTATTCATGAATGGTGATCTCACTGTGCAGGGCTTAATCACAGCCCTGGCACAGTCAGAAACTTACCGTAAAATATTTCTTGAGAGAAATAGCCCTTACCGATTTGTAGAACTAAACTTCAAACATTTACTGGGTCGATCTCCTAACGACCAAGCCGAAGTCATGGAGCACGTACGCCTAATGGCGGATGAAGGATTTGATGCTGAAATCGCCAGTTACACTTATAGCGATGAGTACCTGAAAACCTTTGGAGTCGATCAGGTTCCATTTCTTAGAAACAAGCAAACAACCGTTGGTTCCACAACACTTGCTTATAATCGAGCTAATGCAGTAGACCCAGGTACTGCAGGATTTGATGGAGTCTCTCGTTCAAGATTGCTAAGCAGTCTTGCCACCGGTGAAACACCAGATCTTGTCGGACGCAAAAGCGTCGGCATTGGTTCGACTCTCACTGTGCTGTGGAGATCACGGAAACAACTAGGCGCTAACCGCAGGGTTGCGCAACGGTCTGTGGTGAGCCAAACTTCATTGTCAGCCACTGTCAAAAGCATTCATCAGCAAGGTGGAAAAATCGTCTCTATCACAACGAATAATTAA
- the mpeA gene encoding class 2 C-phycoerythrin subunit alpha, producing the protein MKSVLTTVIGSADSASRFPSSSDLEAVQGSIQRAAARLEAAEKLAGNYDAVAQEAVDAVYQQFPNGATGRQPRRCATEGKDKCKRDFVHYLRLINYALVTGGTGPLDELAINGQREVYKALSIDAGTYIAGFTYIRNRGCAPRDMSSQALVEYTGLLDYVINSLG; encoded by the coding sequence ATGAAGTCTGTACTCACCACTGTCATCGGCTCCGCTGACAGCGCATCACGTTTCCCTTCCAGCTCCGATCTGGAAGCCGTCCAGGGTTCCATCCAGCGTGCTGCTGCACGCCTGGAAGCAGCTGAAAAGCTCGCTGGCAACTACGACGCTGTTGCTCAGGAAGCTGTTGACGCTGTTTACCAGCAGTTCCCTAATGGCGCCACCGGCCGTCAGCCCCGTCGTTGCGCCACCGAGGGCAAGGACAAGTGCAAGCGTGACTTCGTTCACTACCTGCGCCTGATCAACTACGCCCTCGTCACCGGCGGCACTGGCCCCCTCGATGAGCTCGCCATCAATGGCCAGCGTGAGGTTTACAAGGCCCTCAGCATCGATGCCGGCACCTACATCGCTGGTTTCACCTACATCCGTAACCGCGGCTGTGCTCCTCGTGACATGAGCTCCCAGGCTCTTGTTGAGTACACCGGTCTGCTGGACTATGTGATCAACTCCCTCGGCTGA
- a CDS encoding phycobilisome rod-core linker polypeptide encodes MSPHPPTFNMLKIESRSKKFLVDARRHEPVGYSTAQSSPSGAALTIAEFNRQACSNMAIAIGPRKYGECPHRPVFDEFNPSDREALDTVIDAAYKQVFGNKNPTLNQRCDSLEARLLNGEICVRDFVAGLAKSQFYKDQYFHNVSPQRGIELNFKHLLGRPPLNHAEVTHYIELLASSGFDAVVDTLTDSAEYTEVFGSDIVPYPRALGSLAGMTTASFNNMVDLEASRVVSDNALGSRSRIYSQLNARMLNKTSITAGTVSVKLPTQEFKGHNPPKLEKPVVFRAWGCK; translated from the coding sequence ATGTCCCCTCATCCTCCAACATTCAACATGCTGAAAATTGAATCTCGCTCCAAGAAATTTCTGGTTGATGCACGTCGCCATGAGCCTGTTGGTTACTCAACAGCTCAATCTTCCCCATCAGGTGCTGCGCTGACAATTGCAGAGTTCAATCGGCAGGCATGTTCAAACATGGCCATTGCAATCGGGCCCCGAAAGTATGGCGAGTGCCCTCATCGTCCTGTGTTCGACGAGTTCAATCCCAGTGATCGCGAAGCTCTCGATACAGTGATCGATGCGGCTTACAAGCAGGTTTTCGGCAACAAAAACCCAACGCTGAATCAGCGCTGTGATTCGTTGGAAGCACGTCTTTTAAATGGTGAGATTTGTGTGCGCGACTTCGTCGCTGGACTTGCAAAATCTCAGTTCTATAAAGATCAGTACTTCCATAATGTCTCTCCCCAGCGCGGGATTGAACTGAACTTCAAGCATCTTCTGGGTCGTCCCCCACTGAACCATGCAGAAGTTACTCATTACATTGAACTATTGGCGAGTAGCGGATTCGATGCAGTGGTCGACACGCTGACTGATTCGGCGGAATACACAGAGGTCTTTGGCAGTGACATCGTGCCTTACCCCCGTGCGCTTGGATCACTGGCTGGAATGACCACAGCCAGTTTCAACAACATGGTGGACCTTGAAGCCAGCCGTGTTGTCAGCGACAATGCTCTGGGCTCCAGAAGCCGTATTTACAGCCAGCTCAATGCTCGGATGTTAAACAAAACCTCCATTACAGCTGGCACTGTCAGTGTGAAATTGCCTACACAGGAATTTAAAGGCCACAATCCTCCCAAATTAGAGAAGCCAGTCGTGTTCCGCGCCTGGGGTTGCAAATAG